The Oncorhynchus mykiss isolate Arlee chromosome 22, USDA_OmykA_1.1, whole genome shotgun sequence sequence TTTTAAAAATAGCCACCCACTCCCCCCCAAACTTCACCAGCAAAGGCTTGCCACTGAGGACTTCGCAAGGGCTTTTATTTTTATATGCTGGCACATGCCAAGTGAGAGCAACAACATATTAGGACAACACCCAAATTATAGTTATCTTTCAAAACCATTGTTTTTACTTCAAACTGATTTGCtgggtatgcatgtgtgtgtttctctgtaccTTGAATAATCGGAATCTGATAAAAGCAAAGAAATATCTGCTTGAGTCATTTGAAGCATTGTTTATTTCAGGTTGCGATGAAAACAGATCTGTCTAAATATTCTGTTGCCAGTTGAGGGCACGCAATCAATTCAAGCATTTATCCGTTTGATACAACCACAGGCATTCTAGATGCAGATGAGAAATCAAAAATCAAAACTTTATTCCCATCTCAATCTCTACACCTGATAAAGTCTTCAAGTGTAAACAACCAGAGTGTATTCAACCTAAAGTACATAACAAATAGATCTGAATAAATCTGATATGGAAATACAAAAGTATAAAAAAACTATATAGTTTACCAAATGGCAAAGTTTAAGAGTACAAAATCCTAAATATTGCACTCAAAACTGGGGTAAGCCATTGTGTATTAAAGTCAATCCACTCCTTACGAAAACATTCTGACACAACTAACTTCTTCCATCCTTCCTTACTCCTAAATTATCTTAATATCTCTGAAACATTGAAACTAGAGTCCCTGCAATGGACATTCAGGTTGAAGAGCCTTCAAAAGTAGTAAATTGTTCATTTGTTCTGTTCATATATTTTCAAGTttcatcactcctcctcctcttcgtccCCTTCCGCATCCTCAAACTCGTCATCGTCGACCATTCCAAAGTCCATCTTGGCCAGGACGACCTCCACATGCTCTGTGGACAGTGTGAAGTGGTCCATCTTCTCGAAGCCTGGCTCAGGCCTCTCCTCGCCCAGGGAGCTCTTGGCAGTGTCCTTGGTCTGTGTAATCAGGCCCTTGGAGGCCAGCAGGAACTCGGCAGCACCGCTCTGCTCCAGGGCCTGAACCGCCGTGTCAGTCagctctgagcctgcctgcagtcGTTCGCCATAGCGCTGGGCCAGCGCCCGCAATGCTGTCACCTTCTCGTCCTGCTCCTTGCCGATCTGTTCCAGCAGCATGCCCTTACGCTCCTCCAGCACAGCGTAGAGCAGGTCGAAGCGCTCACCCAAGCTTTGCTTGGCACGCTGTGCATTGTCCTGCACCGCCCGGCAGGCGTCCTCCATTTGGTTGAGTAGGGCCTGAAGGCGCCCATTGCCCGCCACCAGGGCGTCGATGGCGTTGCTAAGCTCGCCCTTCTGCACCTGGTAAACACTGGCAAGCGGCGACACCTCACAGTCCTTGTGCTGGCCAAACACTTTGCACATGGAGCAGGTGGGCATCTGGCAGGTAACGCAGTAGATGTTGATCTTCTCCTCCTCGTGCTCCTGGCACATGGGTTCCTTAGAGTCCTTGGGCTTCAGTGGAGTCTCTGTGCTGTCTCCACTGCCACTACCCCCACCGCCCTCCTGCTGTTGCTTGTAGATGTCGATGATGTTCTCCACCAGCAGGTTGCGTTGAAGACCGTGCACGCCGTGGCGGTCCAGGACCACCTCGAAGCGGCAGGTGGGGCAGCGGAAGACGCCGCCCGAGAAGCGGTAGGGATTGCGTGAGTCGTAGAGGTCGCTGGCACAGCCACGGCACAGGTTATGCTGGCAGGGCAGGATGACCACGGGCTTAGTGAACATCTCCAGGCAGATGGGGCAGCTCAGCTGCTTCTCCAGGCTCTCCATGGGGCTTGGTGGACGCACCACCGAGGCAGTCCTCTGGACATCCATGCTGAAATAGGCTTCTCCTTAATGTTGGGCTAGAAAAGCTGAGTCTCTTTTTCGACACAGCCTTCTCAAACTTCAGTGTCTTGGACGACTGCTTCTTCTCCTATAGGCTTTAACAAGCCAGTAACTATGGAGGCTGGGGGCTGAACCTTTCTCTTTGGTAGCTGCTTCAGAGTCTGCTGAAGTGCTGACATCTGTTCTGGCTGGGGAATAGCAGCCCTGTCCTTTATACCAGCCTGCGACACCCGATATCTCCCACCAACCAGGGTACACATTCCTCCCTGCTTGTTTGCCAGACTCTTTTCTGAGAAAATACCCCCCACCCACTGGCTGCTGCATGTGTCATATGTTACACAAGGAGCGAGATCACCTCCCACAGTGACAGAAATTTGACAGGGCCAGGAGAACATTCAGCAGAGATAAAGCCCCCCATGTGACTGTCCCAGAGCAGTCGCACCTGAGGGAGATTTCCTTAAGGGTAAACAACATGCCTTGTCACGTCAACACACCCCTGACTTTGTTTACGACAAGCTGGTTTTCCAGGAGTATTACGACAAAGCCAACATAGGCTTCATAAAGCTGACCACCTTTCTCGCTGGTTATAGACTCTGGTCATATCAGAGCACTTCAGTAGATTAAATATTTCTCACTACATACTTTTTTGCCCCTTCTACATATGCCCAATGAATGGTGTTTTGAATCCAACATCTTTCTCGATAAACTGCCCCAACAAAACAAGCAAAATAAAATACCTCCCAGTGACATTTCTTTGGATTGAGTGCCGTTATATTACACAAGCGGTCAGCTATAGGTTAAACCCCAGATCGTGGAAATTGTCTTGAGTAACTCTCCTGTGAATGTGTAGCACATTCCGTGACGTTGAAAAATGATCAAAATAAAGAACAGTGAGCACCAGGGATGAGCTATTCTTAACCTTGCCGCATGAGTGACTTCATGTATGGGTCTACCAGGGTCCAAAAGTTAGAGGTGGTTACACGTGGGGAGTGTGAGCAGTGAAGGTCATACGTGTTTCCATATGACACTCTTATCTGCAGAGGCAGGAGCTTACTGATGGATATTTTAGTGTAATTTAAGACACCATCTTATCTGTCCATTTCATAACCTTGTGACAATACCTTTGTAATATACTCATCTATATTTACTACTGTCATTTTGAGAATCAAGAAAACAGATCTGTTTTGAACAATTGTGGTAGGCTAAATGGTGTGATGCTGCTTATGgtttaacctcactagggtagggggcactattttcacctccggatgaaaagcgtgcccaacgTAAACTTGGATAGaaagatttggatagaaaacactagtttccaaaactgttaaaataatatctgtgagtataacaaaactgatatggcaggcgaaaacctgagaaaaatccatctaGGAAGTGGGATTTCtttatgtttgtagttttctattgaatgccattacagtatccattgactttggactcaaattgcacgtcctatggcttccactaaattgtttcaggcttgtattctgaaaatgagggagtaagaccacttTGAGTGAGTGGACCCTGGGAAGTCGCAAGACCCATTTCCTGCGCACGACCGAGAGAGCGcatttcttgtttttcttttatattgacgacaccattgtccggttgaaatattatcgattatttaggctaaaaacaacttggggattgattataaacatcgtttgacatgtttctacgaacttcacggatactatttggatttttcgtctgcctgttgtgactgcctttgagccattggattactgaacaaaacggagggttttggatataaaaagggactttatcgaacaaaacaaacgtttattttgtaactgggagtcttgtgagtgcaaccatacgaagatcaaaggtaaggcattttttatatcgctatttctgactatTTTTTGTCGTACTTGCCTGGTTGAaagctttcgccataaagccttcttgaaatctgacacggcggctggattaacaagaagttaagctttattttgatgtataacatatatttttttacacgctctgcaatttcactggatgttggccaagTGGGATGCTACTGTCCCAGGTACCCATAAGAAATTAAAGGGCTAGATTAAACAAGGTGAACTGTATCATATCCTGCTGTGCATCAATGGGACAATTTGTTTGTGTTCTTATAAAGCCTATTCATTTTCAATTAGGTATTACAAAACCttttaaagatggaatccgcagtaCTGGAAAACAGCTCCACTGTCCGCATGACAAAGAGGAGCTGGGGAGCATCACATATGGTAAATATACATATGCTGCTGTTCTATCATGAGTGCAATAATGGGAGAAAAAAACTTGTTTGCAGTAACTTTTTGTTGTTCTTATAGAGCAAATGGACATGGCAGTTGCACAATTCAGGATTCCAACTTTAAGCTCCCTTATGTTTGCCCCGTATTaccatttattatttatttgactaggcaagtgagttaagagcaaattcttatttacaataacggcctgccttgttcaggggcagaatgacagatttttaccttgtcagctcagggattcattCCAGTAACATTTcctttactggcccaacgctctaaccactaggctacctgccaccccttttGATTATCAAAAACCCTCAATAGGCAGCAGACTACAATgtccagttgaagtcggaagttgacatacacttaggttggagtcattaaaacttgtttttcaaccactccactaatttcttgttaactatagttttggcaagtcg is a genomic window containing:
- the trim63b gene encoding uncharacterized protein LOC394070 homolog (The RefSeq protein has 1 non-frameshifting indel compared to this genomic sequence), which translates into the protein MDVQRTASVVRPPSPMESLEKQLSCPICLEMFTKPVVILPCQHNLCRGCASDLYDSRNPYRFSGGVFRCPTCRFEVVLDRHGVHGLQRNLLVENIIDIYKQQQEGGGGSGSGDSTETPLKPKDSKEPMCQEHEEEKINIYCVTCQMPTCSMCKVFGQHKDCEVSPLASVYQVQKGELSNAIDALVAGNGRLQALLNQMEDACRAVQDNAQRAKQSLGERFDLLYAVLEERKGMLLEQIGKEQDEKVTALRALAQRYGERLQAGSELTDTAVQALEQSGAAEFLLASKGLITQTKDTAKSSLGEERPEPGFEKMDHFTLSTEHVEVVLAKMDFGMVDDDEFEDAEGDEEEE